A single region of the Betta splendens chromosome 12, fBetSpl5.4, whole genome shotgun sequence genome encodes:
- the LOC114866594 gene encoding formin-binding protein 1 isoform X24: MTMLRRKSEFFVFLDSVRSVTSEKDEQKEERQLSPYEEYLQVLLQMKMTIADQFDNLEKHTQWGIEFVEKYTKFVKERSEIEINYAKQIRNLSKKYQPKKNSREDEESKYTVCRAFVTTLNELNDYAGQHELISENLTSQIITELTRFLQELKTERKTHFHDGRKAQQHIESSWKQLESCKRKFERDCKEADRAQQYFEKMDADINVTKADVEKARQQAQVRHQMASDSKGDYSAYLQKFNQEQNEHYYTVIPSIFQKLQDMEERRIERVGVCMKTFADVDRQVLPIVGKCLDGMTKGAESIDPKTDSQQVVESYKSGFEPPGDVEFEDYGQAMKRTASETSLSNTREAKERPAGKSKGKLWPFIKNKNKSPKQHKEPLSHRLNDFMTSKPKMHCLRSLRRGLSLKLGSGPEDFSHLPPEQRRKKLQGKIDELNKDIQKEMDQRDALTKMKDVYVKNPQMGDPASVDPRLTEIGQNIEKLQFEVQKFEGWLAEVEERMPSKSDSHRRSGIYETQNSTTVSNNCAQDRESPDGSYTEEQNSETQVKVNPAPNPAPAPAPAPHSITPDFDDEFDDDTLPTIGTCKALYPFEGQNEGTISLVEGELLYVIEEDKGDGWTRVRRNEEEEGYVPTSYVEVFLETNAKGAMTYI, encoded by the exons ATGACCATGTTGCGCAGGAAGAGCGAGTTTTTCGTCTTTTTGGACAGCGTTCGCTCCGTGACATCAGAAAAGgacgagcagaaggaggagcgtCAGCTGAGCCCGTACGAAGAGTATCTACAGGTGCTCCTGCAGATGAAGATGACCATTGCT GATCAGTTTGACAACTTGGAGAAGCATACACAGTGGGGGATCGAGTTTGTGGAGAAGTACACCAAAtttgtaaaagagagatccgaGATCGAGATCAACTATGCAAAACAAATTAG GAATTTATCAAAGAAATATCAACCCAAGAAGAACTCGCGAGAAGATGAGGAAAGCAA GTACACCGTCTGTCGAGCCTTCGTGACGACACTCAACGAGCTAAATGACTACGCGGGTCAACACGAGCTGATATCGGAGAACCTGACGTCTCAAATCATCACCGAACTTACGCGCTTCCTGCAGGAACTCAAGACTGAGAGGAAAACG CACTTCCATGATGGCCgtaaagcacagcagcacatcGAGAGCTCGTGGAAACAGCTGGAATCT tGTAAAAGAAAATTTGAGAGGGACTGCAAAGAGGCCGACAGAGCACAGCAATACTTTGAGAAGATGGATGCTGACATTAACGTGACTAAGGCTGACGTGGAAAAG GCACGACAGCAAGCTCAGGTGCGGCACCAGATGGCTTCTGACAGCAAGGGCGACTACTCCGCCTACCTGCAGAAGTTCAACCAGGAACAGAATGAACATTACTACACAGTCATACCCAGCATATTCCAG AAACTTCAAGAcatggaggagagaagaatCGAGAGGGTCGGAGTGTGCATGAAGACCTTTGCAGACGTAGATCGCCAAGTGCTGCCCATTGTGGGGAAATGTTTAGACGGCATGACGAAAGGCGCTGAATCCATTGACCCCAAGACT GATTCACAGCAGGTGGTGGAGTCCTATAAGTCTGGGTTCGAGCCCCCGGGGGATGTGGAGTTCGAGGACTACGGCCAGGCCATGAAGAGGACGGCGTCTGAAACCAGCCTGTCCAACACCAGAGAGGCCAAGGAGAGGCCTGCTGGCAAGAGCAAGGGCAAACTGTGGCCGTTCATTAAGAACAAGAACAAG TCTCCCAAGCAGCACAAGGAGCCCCTCTCCCACCGCCTCAACGACTTCATGACCTCCAAACCCAAAATGCACTGCCTCCGGAGCCTGAGGCGAGGG CTTTCTCTGAAGCTG GGTTCTGGACCAGAGGACTTCAGCCACCTGCCGccagagcagaggagaaagAAGCTGCAGGGCAAGATAGACgaattaaacaaagacattcAAAAAGAAATGGACCAGAG GGATGCTTTGACTAAGATGAAAGACGTGTACGTGAAGAACCCTCAGATGGGAGACCCGGCCAGCGTGGACCCCCGGCTAACAGAAATAGGCCAGAACATCGAGAAGCTCCAGTTTGAAGTGCAGAAATTCGAG GGCTGGTtagcggaggtggaggagaggatgccGTCCAAGAGCGACTCGCACCGCAGGAGTGGAATCTACGAGACTCAGAACAGCACGACAGTGAGCAACAACTGCGCGCAGGACAGGGAGAG CCCGGACGGCAGCTACACGGAGGAGCAGAACTCAGAGACTCAGGTCAAAGTCAACCCCGCCCCCaaccccgcccccgcccccgcccccgccccccactCCATCACGCCGGACTTCGACGACGAGTTCGACGACGACACCCTGCCCACCATCGGCACCTGCAAAGCCTTGTACCCCTTCGAAG GTCAGAACGAGGGCACCATCTCCTTGGTGGAGGGGGAGCTGCTGTACGTGATAGAGGAAGACAAAGGCGACGGCTGGACGCGGGTTCGcaggaacgaggaggaggagggatacGTCCCCACATCCTACGTCGAGGTCTTTTTGGAAACTAATGCCAAAGGTGCTATGACATACATCTAA
- the LOC114866594 gene encoding formin-binding protein 1 isoform X20, with protein MTMLRRKSEFFVFLDSVRSVTSEKDEQKEERQLSPYEEYLQVLLQMKMTIADQFDNLEKHTQWGIEFVEKYTKFVKERSEIEINYAKQIRNLSKKYQPKKNSREDEESKYTVCRAFVTTLNELNDYAGQHELISENLTSQIITELTRFLQELKTERKTHFHDGRKAQQHIESSWKQLESCKRKFERDCKEADRAQQYFEKMDADINVTKADVEKARQQAQVRHQMASDSKGDYSAYLQKFNQEQNEHYYTVIPSIFQKLQDMEERRIERVGVCMKTFADVDRQVLPIVGKCLDGMTKGAESIDPKTDSQQVVESYKSGFEPPGDVEFEDYGQAMKRTASETSLSNTREAKERPAGKSKGKLWPFIKNKNKPPPAPPASSPPSPSAVPNDPQSPKQHKEPLSHRLNDFMTSKPKMHCLRSLRRGLSLKLGSGPEDFSHLPPEQRRKKLQGKIDELNKDIQKEMDQRDALTKMKDVYVKNPQMGDPASVDPRLTEIGQNIEKLQFEVQKFEGWLAEVEERMPSKSDSHRRSGIYETQNSTTVSNNCAQDRESPDGSYTEEQNSETQVKVNPAPNPAPAPAPAPHSITPDFDDEFDDDTLPTIGTCKALYPFEGQNEGTISLVEGELLYVIEEDKGDGWTRVRRNEEEEGYVPTSYVEVFLETNAKGAMTYI; from the exons ATGACCATGTTGCGCAGGAAGAGCGAGTTTTTCGTCTTTTTGGACAGCGTTCGCTCCGTGACATCAGAAAAGgacgagcagaaggaggagcgtCAGCTGAGCCCGTACGAAGAGTATCTACAGGTGCTCCTGCAGATGAAGATGACCATTGCT GATCAGTTTGACAACTTGGAGAAGCATACACAGTGGGGGATCGAGTTTGTGGAGAAGTACACCAAAtttgtaaaagagagatccgaGATCGAGATCAACTATGCAAAACAAATTAG GAATTTATCAAAGAAATATCAACCCAAGAAGAACTCGCGAGAAGATGAGGAAAGCAA GTACACCGTCTGTCGAGCCTTCGTGACGACACTCAACGAGCTAAATGACTACGCGGGTCAACACGAGCTGATATCGGAGAACCTGACGTCTCAAATCATCACCGAACTTACGCGCTTCCTGCAGGAACTCAAGACTGAGAGGAAAACG CACTTCCATGATGGCCgtaaagcacagcagcacatcGAGAGCTCGTGGAAACAGCTGGAATCT tGTAAAAGAAAATTTGAGAGGGACTGCAAAGAGGCCGACAGAGCACAGCAATACTTTGAGAAGATGGATGCTGACATTAACGTGACTAAGGCTGACGTGGAAAAG GCACGACAGCAAGCTCAGGTGCGGCACCAGATGGCTTCTGACAGCAAGGGCGACTACTCCGCCTACCTGCAGAAGTTCAACCAGGAACAGAATGAACATTACTACACAGTCATACCCAGCATATTCCAG AAACTTCAAGAcatggaggagagaagaatCGAGAGGGTCGGAGTGTGCATGAAGACCTTTGCAGACGTAGATCGCCAAGTGCTGCCCATTGTGGGGAAATGTTTAGACGGCATGACGAAAGGCGCTGAATCCATTGACCCCAAGACT GATTCACAGCAGGTGGTGGAGTCCTATAAGTCTGGGTTCGAGCCCCCGGGGGATGTGGAGTTCGAGGACTACGGCCAGGCCATGAAGAGGACGGCGTCTGAAACCAGCCTGTCCAACACCAGAGAGGCCAAGGAGAGGCCTGCTGGCAAGAGCAAGGGCAAACTGTGGCCGTTCATTAAGAACAAGAACAAG CCCCCACCTGCCCCCCCAGCCTCATCCCCGCCCTCACCCTCTGCTGTTCCCAACGACCCCCAGTCTCCCAAGCAGCACAAGGAGCCCCTCTCCCACCGCCTCAACGACTTCATGACCTCCAAACCCAAAATGCACTGCCTCCGGAGCCTGAGGCGAGGG CTTTCTCTGAAGCTG GGTTCTGGACCAGAGGACTTCAGCCACCTGCCGccagagcagaggagaaagAAGCTGCAGGGCAAGATAGACgaattaaacaaagacattcAAAAAGAAATGGACCAGAG GGATGCTTTGACTAAGATGAAAGACGTGTACGTGAAGAACCCTCAGATGGGAGACCCGGCCAGCGTGGACCCCCGGCTAACAGAAATAGGCCAGAACATCGAGAAGCTCCAGTTTGAAGTGCAGAAATTCGAG GGCTGGTtagcggaggtggaggagaggatgccGTCCAAGAGCGACTCGCACCGCAGGAGTGGAATCTACGAGACTCAGAACAGCACGACAGTGAGCAACAACTGCGCGCAGGACAGGGAGAG CCCGGACGGCAGCTACACGGAGGAGCAGAACTCAGAGACTCAGGTCAAAGTCAACCCCGCCCCCaaccccgcccccgcccccgcccccgccccccactCCATCACGCCGGACTTCGACGACGAGTTCGACGACGACACCCTGCCCACCATCGGCACCTGCAAAGCCTTGTACCCCTTCGAAG GTCAGAACGAGGGCACCATCTCCTTGGTGGAGGGGGAGCTGCTGTACGTGATAGAGGAAGACAAAGGCGACGGCTGGACGCGGGTTCGcaggaacgaggaggaggagggatacGTCCCCACATCCTACGTCGAGGTCTTTTTGGAAACTAATGCCAAAGGTGCTATGACATACATCTAA
- the LOC114866594 gene encoding formin-binding protein 1 isoform X19, whose product MTMLRRKSEFFVFLDSVRSVTSEKDEQKEERQLSPYEEYLQVLLQMKMTIADQFDNLEKHTQWGIEFVEKYTKFVKERSEIEINYAKQIRNLSKKYQPKKNSREDEESKYTVCRAFVTTLNELNDYAGQHELISENLTSQIITELTRFLQELKTERKTHFHDGRKAQQHIESSWKQLESCKRKFERDCKEADRAQQYFEKMDADINVTKADVEKARQQAQVRHQMASDSKGDYSAYLQKFNQEQNEHYYTVIPSIFQKLQDMEERRIERVGVCMKTFADVDRQVLPIVGKCLDGMTKGAESIDPKTDSQQVVESYKSGFEPPGDVEFEDYGQAMKRTASETSLSNTREAKERPAGKSKGKLWPFIKNKNKLMSLLTSPHQPPPAPPASSPPSPSAVPNDPQSPKQHKEPLSHRLNDFMTSKPKMHCLRSLRRGLSLKLGSGPEDFSHLPPEQRRKKLQGKIDELNKDIQKEMDQRDALTKMKDVYVKNPQMGDPASVDPRLTEIGQNIEKLQFEVQKFEGWLAEVEERMPSKSDSHRRSGIYETQNSTTVSNNCAQDRESPDGSYTEEQNSETQVKVNPAPNPAPAPAPAPHSITPDFDDEFDDDTLPTIGTCKALYPFEGQNEGTISLVEGELLYVIEEDKGDGWTRVRRNEEEEGYVPTSYVEVFLETNAKGAMTYI is encoded by the exons ATGACCATGTTGCGCAGGAAGAGCGAGTTTTTCGTCTTTTTGGACAGCGTTCGCTCCGTGACATCAGAAAAGgacgagcagaaggaggagcgtCAGCTGAGCCCGTACGAAGAGTATCTACAGGTGCTCCTGCAGATGAAGATGACCATTGCT GATCAGTTTGACAACTTGGAGAAGCATACACAGTGGGGGATCGAGTTTGTGGAGAAGTACACCAAAtttgtaaaagagagatccgaGATCGAGATCAACTATGCAAAACAAATTAG GAATTTATCAAAGAAATATCAACCCAAGAAGAACTCGCGAGAAGATGAGGAAAGCAA GTACACCGTCTGTCGAGCCTTCGTGACGACACTCAACGAGCTAAATGACTACGCGGGTCAACACGAGCTGATATCGGAGAACCTGACGTCTCAAATCATCACCGAACTTACGCGCTTCCTGCAGGAACTCAAGACTGAGAGGAAAACG CACTTCCATGATGGCCgtaaagcacagcagcacatcGAGAGCTCGTGGAAACAGCTGGAATCT tGTAAAAGAAAATTTGAGAGGGACTGCAAAGAGGCCGACAGAGCACAGCAATACTTTGAGAAGATGGATGCTGACATTAACGTGACTAAGGCTGACGTGGAAAAG GCACGACAGCAAGCTCAGGTGCGGCACCAGATGGCTTCTGACAGCAAGGGCGACTACTCCGCCTACCTGCAGAAGTTCAACCAGGAACAGAATGAACATTACTACACAGTCATACCCAGCATATTCCAG AAACTTCAAGAcatggaggagagaagaatCGAGAGGGTCGGAGTGTGCATGAAGACCTTTGCAGACGTAGATCGCCAAGTGCTGCCCATTGTGGGGAAATGTTTAGACGGCATGACGAAAGGCGCTGAATCCATTGACCCCAAGACT GATTCACAGCAGGTGGTGGAGTCCTATAAGTCTGGGTTCGAGCCCCCGGGGGATGTGGAGTTCGAGGACTACGGCCAGGCCATGAAGAGGACGGCGTCTGAAACCAGCCTGTCCAACACCAGAGAGGCCAAGGAGAGGCCTGCTGGCAAGAGCAAGGGCAAACTGTGGCCGTTCATTAAGAACAAGAACAAG CTTATGTCCCTGTTAACGTCCCCCCACCAGCCCCCACCTGCCCCCCCAGCCTCATCCCCGCCCTCACCCTCTGCTGTTCCCAACGACCCCCAGTCTCCCAAGCAGCACAAGGAGCCCCTCTCCCACCGCCTCAACGACTTCATGACCTCCAAACCCAAAATGCACTGCCTCCGGAGCCTGAGGCGAGGG CTTTCTCTGAAGCTG GGTTCTGGACCAGAGGACTTCAGCCACCTGCCGccagagcagaggagaaagAAGCTGCAGGGCAAGATAGACgaattaaacaaagacattcAAAAAGAAATGGACCAGAG GGATGCTTTGACTAAGATGAAAGACGTGTACGTGAAGAACCCTCAGATGGGAGACCCGGCCAGCGTGGACCCCCGGCTAACAGAAATAGGCCAGAACATCGAGAAGCTCCAGTTTGAAGTGCAGAAATTCGAG GGCTGGTtagcggaggtggaggagaggatgccGTCCAAGAGCGACTCGCACCGCAGGAGTGGAATCTACGAGACTCAGAACAGCACGACAGTGAGCAACAACTGCGCGCAGGACAGGGAGAG CCCGGACGGCAGCTACACGGAGGAGCAGAACTCAGAGACTCAGGTCAAAGTCAACCCCGCCCCCaaccccgcccccgcccccgcccccgccccccactCCATCACGCCGGACTTCGACGACGAGTTCGACGACGACACCCTGCCCACCATCGGCACCTGCAAAGCCTTGTACCCCTTCGAAG GTCAGAACGAGGGCACCATCTCCTTGGTGGAGGGGGAGCTGCTGTACGTGATAGAGGAAGACAAAGGCGACGGCTGGACGCGGGTTCGcaggaacgaggaggaggagggatacGTCCCCACATCCTACGTCGAGGTCTTTTTGGAAACTAATGCCAAAGGTGCTATGACATACATCTAA
- the LOC114866594 gene encoding formin-binding protein 1 isoform X12 — MTMLRRKSEFFVFLDSVRSVTSEKDEQKEERQLSPYEEYLQVLLQMKMTIADQFDNLEKHTQWGIEFVEKYTKFVKERSEIEINYAKQIRNLSKKYQPKKNSREDEESKYTVCRAFVTTLNELNDYAGQHELISENLTSQIITELTRFLQELKTERKTHFHDGRKAQQHIESSWKQLESCKRKFERDCKEADRAQQYFEKMDADINVTKADVEKRSSHKARQQAQVRHQMASDSKGDYSAYLQKFNQEQNEHYYTVIPSIFQKLQDMEERRIERVGVCMKTFADVDRQVLPIVGKCLDGMTKGAESIDPKTDSQQVVESYKSGFEPPGDVEFEDYGQAMKRTASETSLSNTREAKERPAGKSKGKLWPFIKNKNKLMSLLTSPHQPPPAPPASSPPSPSAVPNDPQSPKQHKEPLSHRLNDFMTSKPKMHCLRSLRRGITLNSQVRNLIEGSGPEDFSHLPPEQRRKKLQGKIDELNKDIQKEMDQRDALTKMKDVYVKNPQMGDPASVDPRLTEIGQNIEKLQFEVQKFEGWLAEVEERMPSKSDSHRRSGIYETQNSTTVSNNCAQDRERPLSSPDGSYTEEQNSETQVKVNPAPNPAPAPAPAPHSITPDFDDEFDDDTLPTIGTCKALYPFEGQNEGTISLVEGELLYVIEEDKGDGWTRVRRNEEEEGYVPTSYVEVFLETNAKGAMTYI, encoded by the exons ATGACCATGTTGCGCAGGAAGAGCGAGTTTTTCGTCTTTTTGGACAGCGTTCGCTCCGTGACATCAGAAAAGgacgagcagaaggaggagcgtCAGCTGAGCCCGTACGAAGAGTATCTACAGGTGCTCCTGCAGATGAAGATGACCATTGCT GATCAGTTTGACAACTTGGAGAAGCATACACAGTGGGGGATCGAGTTTGTGGAGAAGTACACCAAAtttgtaaaagagagatccgaGATCGAGATCAACTATGCAAAACAAATTAG GAATTTATCAAAGAAATATCAACCCAAGAAGAACTCGCGAGAAGATGAGGAAAGCAA GTACACCGTCTGTCGAGCCTTCGTGACGACACTCAACGAGCTAAATGACTACGCGGGTCAACACGAGCTGATATCGGAGAACCTGACGTCTCAAATCATCACCGAACTTACGCGCTTCCTGCAGGAACTCAAGACTGAGAGGAAAACG CACTTCCATGATGGCCgtaaagcacagcagcacatcGAGAGCTCGTGGAAACAGCTGGAATCT tGTAAAAGAAAATTTGAGAGGGACTGCAAAGAGGCCGACAGAGCACAGCAATACTTTGAGAAGATGGATGCTGACATTAACGTGACTAAGGCTGACGTGGAAAAG CGAAGTTCCCACAAG GCACGACAGCAAGCTCAGGTGCGGCACCAGATGGCTTCTGACAGCAAGGGCGACTACTCCGCCTACCTGCAGAAGTTCAACCAGGAACAGAATGAACATTACTACACAGTCATACCCAGCATATTCCAG AAACTTCAAGAcatggaggagagaagaatCGAGAGGGTCGGAGTGTGCATGAAGACCTTTGCAGACGTAGATCGCCAAGTGCTGCCCATTGTGGGGAAATGTTTAGACGGCATGACGAAAGGCGCTGAATCCATTGACCCCAAGACT GATTCACAGCAGGTGGTGGAGTCCTATAAGTCTGGGTTCGAGCCCCCGGGGGATGTGGAGTTCGAGGACTACGGCCAGGCCATGAAGAGGACGGCGTCTGAAACCAGCCTGTCCAACACCAGAGAGGCCAAGGAGAGGCCTGCTGGCAAGAGCAAGGGCAAACTGTGGCCGTTCATTAAGAACAAGAACAAG CTTATGTCCCTGTTAACGTCCCCCCACCAGCCCCCACCTGCCCCCCCAGCCTCATCCCCGCCCTCACCCTCTGCTGTTCCCAACGACCCCCAGTCTCCCAAGCAGCACAAGGAGCCCCTCTCCCACCGCCTCAACGACTTCATGACCTCCAAACCCAAAATGCACTGCCTCCGGAGCCTGAGGCGAGGG ATCACACTCAATTCCCAAGTCCGGAATCTCATTGAG GGTTCTGGACCAGAGGACTTCAGCCACCTGCCGccagagcagaggagaaagAAGCTGCAGGGCAAGATAGACgaattaaacaaagacattcAAAAAGAAATGGACCAGAG GGATGCTTTGACTAAGATGAAAGACGTGTACGTGAAGAACCCTCAGATGGGAGACCCGGCCAGCGTGGACCCCCGGCTAACAGAAATAGGCCAGAACATCGAGAAGCTCCAGTTTGAAGTGCAGAAATTCGAG GGCTGGTtagcggaggtggaggagaggatgccGTCCAAGAGCGACTCGCACCGCAGGAGTGGAATCTACGAGACTCAGAACAGCACGACAGTGAGCAACAACTGCGCGCAGGACAGGGAGA ggccctTGAGCAGCCCGGACGGCAGCTACACGGAGGAGCAGAACTCAGAGACTCAGGTCAAAGTCAACCCCGCCCCCaaccccgcccccgcccccgcccccgccccccactCCATCACGCCGGACTTCGACGACGAGTTCGACGACGACACCCTGCCCACCATCGGCACCTGCAAAGCCTTGTACCCCTTCGAAG GTCAGAACGAGGGCACCATCTCCTTGGTGGAGGGGGAGCTGCTGTACGTGATAGAGGAAGACAAAGGCGACGGCTGGACGCGGGTTCGcaggaacgaggaggaggagggatacGTCCCCACATCCTACGTCGAGGTCTTTTTGGAAACTAATGCCAAAGGTGCTATGACATACATCTAA
- the LOC114866594 gene encoding formin-binding protein 1 isoform X22 gives MTMLRRKSEFFVFLDSVRSVTSEKDEQKEERQLSPYEEYLQVLLQMKMTIADQFDNLEKHTQWGIEFVEKYTKFVKERSEIEINYAKQIRNLSKKYQPKKNSREDEESKYTVCRAFVTTLNELNDYAGQHELISENLTSQIITELTRFLQELKTERKTHFHDGRKAQQHIESSWKQLESCKRKFERDCKEADRAQQYFEKMDADINVTKADVEKRSSHKARQQAQVRHQMASDSKGDYSAYLQKFNQEQNEHYYTVIPSIFQKLQDMEERRIERVGVCMKTFADVDRQVLPIVGKCLDGMTKGAESIDPKTDSQQVVESYKSGFEPPGDVEFEDYGQAMKRTASETSLSNTREAKERPAGKSKGKLWPFIKNKNKSPKQHKEPLSHRLNDFMTSKPKMHCLRSLRRGITLNSQVRNLIEGSGPEDFSHLPPEQRRKKLQGKIDELNKDIQKEMDQRDALTKMKDVYVKNPQMGDPASVDPRLTEIGQNIEKLQFEVQKFEGWLAEVEERMPSKSDSHRRSGIYETQNSTTVSNNCAQDRERPLSSPDGSYTEEQNSETQVKVNPAPNPAPAPAPAPHSITPDFDDEFDDDTLPTIGTCKALYPFEGQNEGTISLVEGELLYVIEEDKGDGWTRVRRNEEEEGYVPTSYVEVFLETNAKGAMTYI, from the exons ATGACCATGTTGCGCAGGAAGAGCGAGTTTTTCGTCTTTTTGGACAGCGTTCGCTCCGTGACATCAGAAAAGgacgagcagaaggaggagcgtCAGCTGAGCCCGTACGAAGAGTATCTACAGGTGCTCCTGCAGATGAAGATGACCATTGCT GATCAGTTTGACAACTTGGAGAAGCATACACAGTGGGGGATCGAGTTTGTGGAGAAGTACACCAAAtttgtaaaagagagatccgaGATCGAGATCAACTATGCAAAACAAATTAG GAATTTATCAAAGAAATATCAACCCAAGAAGAACTCGCGAGAAGATGAGGAAAGCAA GTACACCGTCTGTCGAGCCTTCGTGACGACACTCAACGAGCTAAATGACTACGCGGGTCAACACGAGCTGATATCGGAGAACCTGACGTCTCAAATCATCACCGAACTTACGCGCTTCCTGCAGGAACTCAAGACTGAGAGGAAAACG CACTTCCATGATGGCCgtaaagcacagcagcacatcGAGAGCTCGTGGAAACAGCTGGAATCT tGTAAAAGAAAATTTGAGAGGGACTGCAAAGAGGCCGACAGAGCACAGCAATACTTTGAGAAGATGGATGCTGACATTAACGTGACTAAGGCTGACGTGGAAAAG CGAAGTTCCCACAAG GCACGACAGCAAGCTCAGGTGCGGCACCAGATGGCTTCTGACAGCAAGGGCGACTACTCCGCCTACCTGCAGAAGTTCAACCAGGAACAGAATGAACATTACTACACAGTCATACCCAGCATATTCCAG AAACTTCAAGAcatggaggagagaagaatCGAGAGGGTCGGAGTGTGCATGAAGACCTTTGCAGACGTAGATCGCCAAGTGCTGCCCATTGTGGGGAAATGTTTAGACGGCATGACGAAAGGCGCTGAATCCATTGACCCCAAGACT GATTCACAGCAGGTGGTGGAGTCCTATAAGTCTGGGTTCGAGCCCCCGGGGGATGTGGAGTTCGAGGACTACGGCCAGGCCATGAAGAGGACGGCGTCTGAAACCAGCCTGTCCAACACCAGAGAGGCCAAGGAGAGGCCTGCTGGCAAGAGCAAGGGCAAACTGTGGCCGTTCATTAAGAACAAGAACAAG TCTCCCAAGCAGCACAAGGAGCCCCTCTCCCACCGCCTCAACGACTTCATGACCTCCAAACCCAAAATGCACTGCCTCCGGAGCCTGAGGCGAGGG ATCACACTCAATTCCCAAGTCCGGAATCTCATTGAG GGTTCTGGACCAGAGGACTTCAGCCACCTGCCGccagagcagaggagaaagAAGCTGCAGGGCAAGATAGACgaattaaacaaagacattcAAAAAGAAATGGACCAGAG GGATGCTTTGACTAAGATGAAAGACGTGTACGTGAAGAACCCTCAGATGGGAGACCCGGCCAGCGTGGACCCCCGGCTAACAGAAATAGGCCAGAACATCGAGAAGCTCCAGTTTGAAGTGCAGAAATTCGAG GGCTGGTtagcggaggtggaggagaggatgccGTCCAAGAGCGACTCGCACCGCAGGAGTGGAATCTACGAGACTCAGAACAGCACGACAGTGAGCAACAACTGCGCGCAGGACAGGGAGA ggccctTGAGCAGCCCGGACGGCAGCTACACGGAGGAGCAGAACTCAGAGACTCAGGTCAAAGTCAACCCCGCCCCCaaccccgcccccgcccccgcccccgccccccactCCATCACGCCGGACTTCGACGACGAGTTCGACGACGACACCCTGCCCACCATCGGCACCTGCAAAGCCTTGTACCCCTTCGAAG GTCAGAACGAGGGCACCATCTCCTTGGTGGAGGGGGAGCTGCTGTACGTGATAGAGGAAGACAAAGGCGACGGCTGGACGCGGGTTCGcaggaacgaggaggaggagggatacGTCCCCACATCCTACGTCGAGGTCTTTTTGGAAACTAATGCCAAAGGTGCTATGACATACATCTAA